Proteins encoded by one window of Toxotes jaculatrix isolate fToxJac2 chromosome 22, fToxJac2.pri, whole genome shotgun sequence:
- the myf5 gene encoding myogenic factor 5 isoform X1: MDVFSPSQVYYDRACSSSPDSLEFGPGMELAGSEEDEHVRVPGAPHQPGHCLQWACKACKRKSSFVDRRRAATMRERRRLKKVNHAFEALRRCTSANPSQRLPKVEILRNAIQYIESLQELLREQVENYYGLPGESSSEPGSPLSSCSDGMAGSNSPVWQQLNANYSNSYSYAKTESLGDKTAGASSLECLSSIVDRLSSVESSCGPASLRDMATFSPGSSDSQPCTPESPGSRPVYHVL; encoded by the exons ATGGATGTCTTCTCACCGTCCCAGGTCTACTACGACAGAGCGTGCTCTTCATCTCCAGACAGCCTGGAGTTTGGCCCTGGCATGGAGCTCGCCGGCTCAGAGGAGGATGAACATGTCAGGGTCCCCGGAGCCCCACACCAGCCGGGACACTGTCTCCAGTGGGCTTGCAAGGCCTGCAAGCGCAAGTCCAGCTTTGTCGACCGCAGACGGGCTGCCACCATGCGTGAGCGCCGGCGGCTGAAGAAGGTCAACCACGCTTTTGAGGCACTGCGGCGCTGCACCTCAGCCAACCCCAGCCAGCGTCTGCCTAAGGTGGAGATCCTGCGCAATGCCATCCAGTACATCGAAAGCCTGCAGGAGCTGCTACGAGAGCAGGTGGAAAACTACTACGGTCTACCTGGGGAGAGCAGCTCTGAGCCAGGGAGCCCGCTTTCCAGCTGCTCTGACGGCATG GCTGGCAGCAACAGTCCAGTGTGGCAACAGTTGAATGCAAACTACAGCAACAGCTATTCGTATGCAAAGACTG AGAGTTTGGGCGACAAAACAGCCGGAGCCTCCAGTCTCGAGTGTCTCTCCAGCATTGTGGACCGTCTCTCCTCGGTGGAGTCCAGCTGTGGACCGGCTTCTCTGAGAGACATGGCCACCTTCTCCCCCGGCAGCTCCGACTCGCAGCCCTGCACGCCGGAGAGCCCCGGATCCCGGCCCGTGTACCATGTCCTGTGA
- the myf5 gene encoding myogenic factor 5 isoform X2 has protein sequence MELAGSEEDEHVRVPGAPHQPGHCLQWACKACKRKSSFVDRRRAATMRERRRLKKVNHAFEALRRCTSANPSQRLPKVEILRNAIQYIESLQELLREQVENYYGLPGESSSEPGSPLSSCSDGMAGSNSPVWQQLNANYSNSYSYAKTESLGDKTAGASSLECLSSIVDRLSSVESSCGPASLRDMATFSPGSSDSQPCTPESPGSRPVYHVL, from the exons ATGGAGCTCGCCGGCTCAGAGGAGGATGAACATGTCAGGGTCCCCGGAGCCCCACACCAGCCGGGACACTGTCTCCAGTGGGCTTGCAAGGCCTGCAAGCGCAAGTCCAGCTTTGTCGACCGCAGACGGGCTGCCACCATGCGTGAGCGCCGGCGGCTGAAGAAGGTCAACCACGCTTTTGAGGCACTGCGGCGCTGCACCTCAGCCAACCCCAGCCAGCGTCTGCCTAAGGTGGAGATCCTGCGCAATGCCATCCAGTACATCGAAAGCCTGCAGGAGCTGCTACGAGAGCAGGTGGAAAACTACTACGGTCTACCTGGGGAGAGCAGCTCTGAGCCAGGGAGCCCGCTTTCCAGCTGCTCTGACGGCATG GCTGGCAGCAACAGTCCAGTGTGGCAACAGTTGAATGCAAACTACAGCAACAGCTATTCGTATGCAAAGACTG AGAGTTTGGGCGACAAAACAGCCGGAGCCTCCAGTCTCGAGTGTCTCTCCAGCATTGTGGACCGTCTCTCCTCGGTGGAGTCCAGCTGTGGACCGGCTTCTCTGAGAGACATGGCCACCTTCTCCCCCGGCAGCTCCGACTCGCAGCCCTGCACGCCGGAGAGCCCCGGATCCCGGCCCGTGTACCATGTCCTGTGA